AACTGGCGGCATGGCACGCAAACGCGCCCCGTGGCCGCGACGTCGCCGAGCAGGGCACGCGGGACGCGCTGTCGGCACGATGGAAGGCGAGCTTCGCGCAGGTCCGGGCGCTGGCCGCGGACGGCGCCGTGCCCGGCTGCCTCACCGAGATCGAAGGGCTGGTGCGCCGCTATCTCGCCGGGCGCAAGCGGCTCTTCGACACCCGCATCGAGCAGGGACGGGTGGTCGACGGCCATGGCGACCTGCTCGCCGAGGATGTCTTCTGCCTCGACGACGGCCCCCGGATACTGGACTGCCTGGAGTTCGACGACCGCCTCCGCTACGTCGACGGCCTCGACGACGCCGCCTTCCTCGCCATGGACCTGGAACAGCTCGGAGCCCCGGAGGCCGCGGCCTACTTCCTCGCCCGGTACGGCGAATACTCAGGGGATCCCGCACCACCCTCCCTGTGGCACCACTACGTCGCCTACCGCGCCTTCGTCCGCGCCAAGGTCTCGGTGATCCAGGCCCGGCAGGGCACGTCCGGCGCCGAAACCGCGGCGCGGCGGCTCGCCTCCATGGCACTGCGCCACCTGCGCACCTCAACCATCGGTCTCACCCTCGTCGGCGGACTGCCGGGCAGCGGGAAGTCCACCCTCTCCGCAGCCCTGGCCGACCGGCTGGGGGTCACCCTGCTCAGCAGCGACCGCATGCGCAAGGAGCTGGCGGGCATCCCGGCGGAGCAGTCCGCCGCGGCGGGCTACGG
This genomic interval from Streptomyces sp. NBC_00557 contains the following:
- a CDS encoding bifunctional aminoglycoside phosphotransferase/ATP-binding protein, with product MCETHTATLFFVGDRAYKLKKPVDLGFLDYTTVAARRAACEREVALNRRFAPDVYVGIGEFRSPDGESPEPLVVMRRMPEERRLSHLVRAGAVVDDVLRTVARQLAAWHANAPRGRDVAEQGTRDALSARWKASFAQVRALAADGAVPGCLTEIEGLVRRYLAGRKRLFDTRIEQGRVVDGHGDLLAEDVFCLDDGPRILDCLEFDDRLRYVDGLDDAAFLAMDLEQLGAPEAAAYFLARYGEYSGDPAPPSLWHHYVAYRAFVRAKVSVIQARQGTSGAETAARRLASMALRHLRTSTIGLTLVGGLPGSGKSTLSAALADRLGVTLLSSDRMRKELAGIPAEQSAAAGYGEGLYTPEWTARTYAALLDRAAVLLSSGESVVLDATWSDAAQREAALRVADRTSAHLVALHCQVPGELSAARLSTRAPGVSDADLDVATAMAAKEPAWPEAVPVDTSGALESAVTQALAAVRPWGTGQAPVFRRPYMEPD